From a single Dysidea avara chromosome 14, odDysAvar1.4, whole genome shotgun sequence genomic region:
- the LOC136243907 gene encoding uncharacterized protein produces MNVKGVLLLLHVAIVYCNGVWGELEVCRPLSYSQLFTRATCLVTNSDNIQSRERNFEFVFILESSKYINQTKMSIVKEILHQLTAATCASNYGDFSAKFALVFYYTSTSDNKIIATDFRRFYSSEQLNSIIDKAANYSWIRGTTPLSTNSLRFLTVFRSLQVLSELINGKPIVTSINSGKITTLNLSNKNTEKHFILFTDMFARRKKKNSTQTIDTYQTTSDINELVISLKDNLHRSSKYALTVVLDPASVIATTTYGDPYYTQGYSDGTHFNKAMTLKALLKAKNEQSNTLQAHLLHTGVYMKLVRLEDLQDDYRSLNPALWSSDSIYSSFMDHCSNLHLCTHCSPLHGCYQPKMRKIQSHPEKYLMSADYSGGGHETTKKFTLGNNEQKSLSEEKLTIYSPSLSANSGIKLNSVVTGTVMELEWSPKPFAEAIISKGQPVILKNTTVSTWPALSKWKSDYLMKHLTPSTLLESVKCSNGFLTFDPDPRVPLKLNISVPFVTANMSSEKFFSCWRGKCADDYKGHYYFGSVPDKLVADMDNDRLLFLTNEDYDSRKQFIWVSSAGMITHGHFDQDYNFFIQISGKKRFTLWSSTQHELLYMYPRVHPMWHKSRINFRDIDPQRFPLFLKSQALQVTVGPGDMLYIPPYTWHYVETLTPSVSLSTWSHDYHLYDHMNSIYKYDHKFDELANPKGRIFALRLFLDMMVHDLYGYNDTGHFFAHLLTSRFQGLEHLFPPTPGDEDICDSKVTGKIPTCIHVHGFVQLDMSVVGPHFESLAVEVRDILFMDYVEEISAEIVGVEKMLAFFRYCFLGQEYYVTEMDSDEHAELWQPM; encoded by the exons ATGAATGTAAAAGGTGTGTTGTTGCTGTTACATGTAGCAATAGTGTATTGTAATGGAGTATGGGGGGAATTGGAGGTCTGCAGACCATTGTCATATTCTCAGCTGTTTACTCGAGCCACTTGTTTGGTGACTAACTCAGATAATATCCAATCTAGGGAAAGAAATTTTGAATTTGTGTTTATATTGGAAAGTTCAAAATACATAAACCAAACAAAGATGTCGATTGTTAAGGAGATTTTGCACCAACTAACTGCTGCAACCTGTGCTAGTAACTATGGTGACTTTagtgctaaatttgctttagtgTTTTACTATACTTCAACTAGTGACAACAAAATAATTGCAACAGATTTTAGGAGATTTTATTCTAGTGAACAGTTAAATTCTATAATTGATAAAGCAGCTAATTATAGTTGGATTAGGGGTACCACTCCCTTGTCTACTAATTCTTTAAGGTTCCTCACAGTGTTTAGAAGTCTGCAAGTCCTTTCAGAGCTCATTAATGGCAAACCGATTGTTACGTCCATCAACAGTGGCAAAATAACCACATTAAACCTTAGTAACAAAAATACCGAAAAACATTTTATTTTGTTTACGGACATGTTTGCACGAAGGAAGAAGAAAAACTCTACACAGACAATTGACACTTATCAAACCACATCTGACATAAATGAACTGGTCATATCTTTGAAAGACAACCTGCATCGCTCATCCAAATATGCTCTAACAGTTGTACTAGACCCTGCTAGTGTAATAGCTACCACAACATATGGTGACCCTTACTACACACAGGGTTACAGTGATGGTACACATTTCAATAAAGCTATGACACTCAAGGCATTGTTGAAAGCTAAGAACGAGCAATCAAACACTCTCCAAGCACATTTGTTACACACAGGAGTGTACATGAAACTTGTAAGGCTGGAGGATTTACAAGATGACTATAGAAGTCTTAATCCAGCTCTGTGGTCATCTGATAGTATTTATAGCAGTTTTATGGACCACTGTAGTAATCTACATCTCTGTACACACTGTTCTCCTTTACATGGATGTTATCAGCCCAAGATGAGGAAGATACAGTCTCATCCTGAGAAGTACCTAATGTCTGCTGACTATAGTGGTGGAGGACATGAAACTACGAAGAAGTTTACTTTAGGGAACAATGAGCAGAAATCTCTTAGTGAAGAGAAGTTGACAATATATTCTCCTTCATTATCAGCTAACTCTGGAATAAAACTGAATAGCGTAGTAACTGGTACTGTAATGGAACTAGAGTGGTCCCCTAAGCCATTTGCTGAGGCTATTATCAGTAAAGGCCAACCTGTTATCCTTAAGAACACCACGGTCTCTACCTGGCCGGCACTTAGCAAGTGGAAGTCAGATTACTTGATGAAGCACTTAACACCCTCCACACTGCTAGAGTCAGTGAAATGTTCCAATGGCTTTTTAACATTTGATCCTGATCCTCGTGTACCACTAAAATTAAACATTTCTGTTCCGTTTGTTACAGCCAACATGTCCAGTGAAAAATTCTTTTCTTGTTGGCGCGGCAAGTGTGCTGATGACTACAAAGGGCATTATTATTTTGGCTCTGTTCCAGACAAGTTAGTGGCAGACATGGACAATGATCGCTTGTTATTCTTGACTAATGAAGATTATGACTCTAGGAAGCAATTCATTTGGGTGTCGTCTGCTGGGATGATAACACATGGACACTTTGATCAAGACTACAATTTCTTTATACAAATTTCTGGCAAGAAACGCTTCACACTGTGGTCGTCTACCCAACACGAGTTACTCTACATGTACCCAAGGGTCCACCCCATGTGGCACAAGTCGCGTATTAACTTTAGAGATATTGATCCACAACGATTCCCTCTGTTCTTGAAGTCTCAGGCACTACAGGTGACGGTAGGTCCAGGGGACATGTTGTATATTCCTCCATACACCTGGCATTATGTGGAGACATTGACTCCATCAGTGTCATTGTCTACTTGGTCACATGACTATCACCTTTATGATCATATGAACTCCATCTACAAGTATGACCACAAGTTTGATGAGTTGGCTAATCCTAAAG gTCGTATATTTGCTCTTCGCTTGTTCTTGGATATGATGGTACACGACTTGTATGGCTACAATGACACAGGTCACTTCTTTGCACACCTCCTAACATCACGGTTTCAAGGTCTTGAACACTTGTTTCCACCTACTCCAGGGGATGAGGACATCTGTGACAGCAAAGTCACAGGGAAAATCCCGACTTGTATTCATGTCCATGGATTTGTGCAACTGGACATGTCTGTGGTGGGACCTCACTTTGAGAGTCTGGCAGTAGAAGTGAGAGATATTTTGTTTATGGATTACGTGGAGGAGATTAGTGCAGAAATTGTTGGTGTTGAGAAGATGTTAGCATTCTTCAGGTACTGTTTTCTGGGACAAGAATATTACGTGACTGAAATGGACAGTGATGAACATGCTGAATTGTGGCAACCTATGTAG
- the LOC136244692 gene encoding uncharacterized protein: MGVSESKPIPGSSESTSDDQGPNAREEAREESTCDKDKDKENSSSSSPSSSSSHEDTFYIVEDSGETRMKKTEEETGVDLKGEMASKHLDNQALAVPVKVYSALCRVNTSLNTNYTGFLGKFLCENQPCFGLFTTNHILPEEMLSADQFVTISFYDSDRKIRVHLNTTFRFTCSLLDVSFIHFDQQLVDEMEKISRNFLILDSSWVGTEGDQLLVVQTLGSCSSQQPDVAAGRFYCYYGCDVFHRPEKGSVLCGSPLVTIDGNVIGIHKGQVDNTTYNFDVAVSIKYLLRAICCYESLPKQLVCNPSALNKLYEDEVCQQNLERCTEPNLKFLMYISPMTQVGTTLVITPIWFVPTCHGWYWTPTDPFDSDCYSNWMTVHNLKVIGGYWHNIEPANKNITIINWLSKNTVVTE, translated from the coding sequence ATGGGTGTATCGGAATCCAAACCTATTCCTGGCAGTAGTGAGAGTACAAGTGACGATCAAGGACCGAATGCAAGAGAAGAGGCGAGAGAAGAGAGCACTTGTGACAAAGACAAGGACAAAGAAAACTCCTCTAGTAGCTCtcctagtagtagtagtagtcacGAAGATACATTCTATATAGTGGAAGATAGTGGGGAGACCCGTATGAAGAAAACCGAAGAGGAAACAGGAGTAGATCTGAAGGGGGAGATGGCGAGCAAACATCTCGACAACCAAGCGTTAGCTGTACCAGTGAAAGTTTATTCAGCTCTTTGTAGAGTGAACACCTCACTGAACACAAATTACACTGGTTTTCTGGGGAAATTTTTATGTGAAAACCAGCCTTGCTTTGGACTGTTTACAACTAATCACATTTTACCTGAAGAAATGCTTTCTGCTGACCAGTTTGTCACCATCTCCTTCTATGACAGTGACAGGAAGATAAGGGTACACTTAAACACCACATTTCGGTTTACTTGTTCGCTACTAGATGTATCGTTTATTCACTTTGACCAGCAGTTGGTTGATGAAATGGAAAAGATTAGCCGCAACTTTTTGATTTTGGATAGTAGTTGGGTTGGCACTGAGGGAGACCAACTTTTGGTAGTTCAGACTCTAGGTAGCTGTTCAAGTCAACAACCCGATGTTGCTGCAGGTAGATTTTATTGTTATTATGGCTGTGATGTCTTCCATAGACCTGAAAAAGGTAGTGTTTTGTGTGGTTCTCCATTGGTCACAATTGATGGTAATGTTATTGGTATTCATAAAGGTCAAGTGGATAATACTACATATAACTTTGATGTAGCTGTTTCTATAAAGTATCTGTTACGTGCAATTTGCTGTTATGAAAGCCTTCCTAAACAGCTTGTATGTAATCCAAGTGCTCTTAATAAACTCTATGAGGATGAAGTATGTCAACAAAATTTAGAACGTTGCACTGAACCGAACTTGAAGTTTCTAATGTACATTAGCCCTATGACACAAGTAGGAACTACACTAGTTATCACTCCTATTTGGTTTGTGCCAACTTGCCATGGCTGGTATTGGACTCCAACAGATCCATTTGACAGTGATTGCTATTCTAACTGGATGACTGTGCACAACTTGAAAGTCATTGGAGGTTACTGGCATAACATCGAGCCTGCTAATAAAAACATTACAATTATAAACTGGCTAAGTAAAAACACTGTTGTGACAGAGTGA
- the LOC136243908 gene encoding glycolipid transfer protein-like, which yields MTFFSSAKHQFPVISQGQDIETVPFLAACSEIVPFFDILGPTAFKPVKSDISGNISRLQKKYDTDPSKYPTLQSIVDEEIAAGKSQGSSSCTIGLLWLKRALEFIYVFMEAVVQGEEDLVKCANKAYDSSLRKYHGWIVQGVFSLAVRAVPYHKDLINGLKKDDSVSNEKVIADAQDFIVNLKSCIDEINHFYTVRGQHSEDTV from the exons ATGACGTTCTTTTCTTCTGCCAAACACCAGTTTCCTGTTATATCTCAGGGCCAGGACATCGAGACAGTACCTTTCCTTGCCGCCTGTAGCGAAATAGTCCCGTTCTTTG ATATATTGGGACCCACAGCATTTAAGCCAGTAAAGTCAGATATTAGTGGAAATATATCC AGGTTACAGAAGAAGTATGACACAGATCCTAGCAAGTACCCCACACTACAGAGTATAGTAGATGAGGAGATAGCAGCAGGGAAGTCACAGGGAAGTAGTTCTTGTACCATCGGTCTGCTCTGGCTGAAAAG AGCTCTAGAGTTCATCTATGTGTTCATGGAGGCAGTGGTTCAGGGAGAAGAGGATCTGGTGAAGTGTGCCAACAAGGCCTATGACTCCTCATTAAGGAAGTACCATGGATGGATTGTACAAGGAGTCTTCTCT CTTGCAGTGAGGGCAGTACCCTATCACAAGGACCTTATCAACGGATTAAAGAAGGATGACTCAGTTAGCAATGAGAAGGTGATTGCTGATGCCCAGGACTTCATTGTCAACCTGAAGTCTTGTATTGATGAGATCAACCATTTCTATACTGTCAGGGGACAACACTCAGAGGATACAGTATAG